Proteins encoded together in one Cherax quadricarinatus isolate ZL_2023a chromosome 68, ASM3850222v1, whole genome shotgun sequence window:
- the CAHbeta gene encoding beta carbonic anhydrase 1 isoform X3, producing MGMYRILQGVMKYRHTQREVMVRQFEVVRDDPHPKAVFFTCMDSRMLPTRFTQTNVGDMFIVRNAGNLVPHANLCGHEEITTEPAALELGCVINGIKHVIVCGHSDCKAMNMLHMMRNSDRTLQEMLKLSPLKAWLMRHGHSSAGKFAQLELSNFQAPLVFQAETPMRRFIAYIDPDNKFSEEDKLSQLLYYWTTIPTHRDISLLLS from the exons ATGGGAATGTATCGCATCTTGCAAGGTGTGAtgaagtacagacacacacagagggaggTCATGGTGAGGCAGTTTGAGGTTGTGCGAGATGATCCACAT CCCAAAGCGGTGTTCTTCACCTGCATGGATAGTCGGATGCTTCCCACAAGATTCACTCAGACAAATGTTGGCGACATGTTTATTG TGCGCAATGCTGGGAACTTGGTGCCTCATGCCAATCTTTGTGGGCATGAGGAGATCACAACAGAACCAGCTGCCCTGGAGCTGGGCTGTGTCATCAATGGTATCAAGCACGTCATTGTCTGTGGCCACTCTGACTGCAAG GCAATGAATATGCTGCATATGATGCGCAACAGTGACCGCACCTTACAAGAAATGCTGAAGCTCTCCCCTTTGAAGGCCTGGCTCATGCGCCATGGACATTCTTCAGCAGGGAAGTTTGCTCAGTTAGAGCTGTCAAATTTCCAGGCTCCTCTTGTATTTCAG GCTGAGACCCCAATGCGACGCTTCATTGCATATATAGACCCTGACAACAAGTTCTCTGAGGAAGACAAACTTTCTCAG CTATTGTATTACTGGACTACCATACCAACCCATCGTGATATTAGTCTTCTCTTATCCTAA
- the CAHbeta gene encoding beta carbonic anhydrase 1 isoform X2, with product MDSRMLPTRFTQTNVGDMFIVRNAGNLVPHANLCGHEEITTEPAALELGCVINGIKHVIVCGHSDCKAMNMLHMMRNSDRTLQEMLKLSPLKAWLMRHGHSSAGKFAQLELSNFQAPLVFQAETPMRRFIAYIDPDNKFSEEDKLSQVNTLQQLQNIASYNFMRDGLTRGRVYIHALWFDIYTGDIYYFSRQQKMFVDVNENNMEKLEEEVLKYYT from the exons ATGGATAGTCGGATGCTTCCCACAAGATTCACTCAGACAAATGTTGGCGACATGTTTATTG TGCGCAATGCTGGGAACTTGGTGCCTCATGCCAATCTTTGTGGGCATGAGGAGATCACAACAGAACCAGCTGCCCTGGAGCTGGGCTGTGTCATCAATGGTATCAAGCACGTCATTGTCTGTGGCCACTCTGACTGCAAG GCAATGAATATGCTGCATATGATGCGCAACAGTGACCGCACCTTACAAGAAATGCTGAAGCTCTCCCCTTTGAAGGCCTGGCTCATGCGCCATGGACATTCTTCAGCAGGGAAGTTTGCTCAGTTAGAGCTGTCAAATTTCCAGGCTCCTCTTGTATTTCAG GCTGAGACCCCAATGCGACGCTTCATTGCATATATAGACCCTGACAACAAGTTCTCTGAGGAAGACAAACTTTCTCAGGTGAACACACTTCAGCAGCTGCAAAACATCGCCAGTTACAACTTTATGCGAGACGGTTTGACTCGGGGTCGCGTGTACATCCATGCCCTATGGTTTGATATTTATACTGGggatatttattattttagccgTCAACAGAAAATGTTTGTTGATGTAAATGAAAACAACATGGAGAAACTGGAAGAAGAAGTACTTAAATATTACACATGA
- the CAHbeta gene encoding beta carbonic anhydrase 1 isoform X1 — translation MGMYRILQGVMKYRHTQREVMVRQFEVVRDDPHPKAVFFTCMDSRMLPTRFTQTNVGDMFIVRNAGNLVPHANLCGHEEITTEPAALELGCVINGIKHVIVCGHSDCKAMNMLHMMRNSDRTLQEMLKLSPLKAWLMRHGHSSAGKFAQLELSNFQAPLVFQAETPMRRFIAYIDPDNKFSEEDKLSQVNTLQQLQNIASYNFMRDGLTRGRVYIHALWFDIYTGDIYYFSRQQKMFVDVNENNMEKLEEEVLKYYT, via the exons ATGGGAATGTATCGCATCTTGCAAGGTGTGAtgaagtacagacacacacagagggaggTCATGGTGAGGCAGTTTGAGGTTGTGCGAGATGATCCACAT CCCAAAGCGGTGTTCTTCACCTGCATGGATAGTCGGATGCTTCCCACAAGATTCACTCAGACAAATGTTGGCGACATGTTTATTG TGCGCAATGCTGGGAACTTGGTGCCTCATGCCAATCTTTGTGGGCATGAGGAGATCACAACAGAACCAGCTGCCCTGGAGCTGGGCTGTGTCATCAATGGTATCAAGCACGTCATTGTCTGTGGCCACTCTGACTGCAAG GCAATGAATATGCTGCATATGATGCGCAACAGTGACCGCACCTTACAAGAAATGCTGAAGCTCTCCCCTTTGAAGGCCTGGCTCATGCGCCATGGACATTCTTCAGCAGGGAAGTTTGCTCAGTTAGAGCTGTCAAATTTCCAGGCTCCTCTTGTATTTCAG GCTGAGACCCCAATGCGACGCTTCATTGCATATATAGACCCTGACAACAAGTTCTCTGAGGAAGACAAACTTTCTCAGGTGAACACACTTCAGCAGCTGCAAAACATCGCCAGTTACAACTTTATGCGAGACGGTTTGACTCGGGGTCGCGTGTACATCCATGCCCTATGGTTTGATATTTATACTGGggatatttattattttagccgTCAACAGAAAATGTTTGTTGATGTAAATGAAAACAACATGGAGAAACTGGAAGAAGAAGTACTTAAATATTACACATGA